In Sciurus carolinensis chromosome 17, mSciCar1.2, whole genome shotgun sequence, one genomic interval encodes:
- the LOC124969287 gene encoding adhesion G protein-coupled receptor E4-like isoform X1, whose protein sequence is MSNSTMADEESCLVPGGPRRCSGGSSAMGSGWLALLSVVSVLLASPGSEAQTSGDSCPPCPETAICYNSTHCICRNGFKYTWWMKIFHTSYLKCDDVDECRIKLAKCKEMHCSKKIAYYLCVCVVQRSLLKWFSDMDHAECHGNLDEDKRSWGNVWEDLRKNTSQKDFAKKATQLLQRVEMFILNKSFESPSKGEDTRLDLVYEAKRCREKTLLEAGNNTMGLNCTGIFRDSTGDKNTVALITYWSLGNFLNGSFFSDQRGKLGVGLDSRVISGTVGLKDKVSLSEPVFLTFQHTQPVGETAKRLCVYWEGSKDGGSWSTEGCFHVSSNDSHTTCQCSHLSSFAVLMALTPKEDPVLTLITHVGLGLSLICLFLAALTFLLCRSIQNTSTRLHLQLSLCLFLAHFLFLTGINRTEPELLCSIIAGVLHYLYLASFIWMLLEGLHLFLTVRNLKVANYTSAGRFKRRFMYPVGYGIPAVIVAVSAIVGHRNYGTYTHCWLRLDKQFIWSFMGPVAIIILINLVFYFQILWILRSKLSSLNKEVSTIQDTRVMTFKAIAQLFVLGCSWGLGFFMVEEVGQTVGSVIAYLFTIINVLQGVLLFVVHCLFNCQVRMEYKKWFRRVRRGVETESTEMSRSTTHTRMEEPGKSSELVH, encoded by the exons GAGTCCTGCCTTGTCCCGGGAGGCCCTCGACGGTGCTCCGGGGGGTCCAGTGCTATGGGAAGCGGGTGGCTGGCCCTGCTCTCAG TTGTCAGTGTCTTGCTGGCTTCACCAGGATCAGAGGCGCAGACCTCTGGAG ATTCCTGCCCTCCATGCCCTGAAACTGCCATCTGCTACAACAGCACCCACTGTATTTGTAGAAATGGGTTCAAGTACACGTGGTGGATGAAAATCTTCCATACATCTTACCTCAAGTGTGACG ATGTTGATGAGTGTAGGATCAAGTTGGCAAAGTGCAAGGAAATGCACTGTAGTAAAAAGATCGCGTATTACCTCTGTGTCTGTGTGGTACAACGCTCATTGTTAAAATGGTTCTCTGATATGGATCATGCAGAATGTCACG gGAACTTGGATGAGGACAAACGCTCATGGGGCAACGTTTGG gaagaTCTGAGGAAAAATACAAGCCAAAAGGATTTTGCAAAAAAAGCAACCCAACTACTTCAGCGTGTGGAAATGTTTATACTGAACAAGAGTTTTGAGTCTCCAAGCAAGGGTGAAGACACCAGGTTAGATTTAG TCTATGAAGCCAAGAGGTGCAGGGAGAAGACTCTGCTGGAAGCTGGGAACAACACCATGGGCCTCAACTGCACTGGTATCTTCAGGGACAGCACAGGAG aCAAGAACACAGTGGCTCTGATCACTTACTGGTCCCTTGGGAATTTCCTGAACGGCTCCTTCTTCAGTGACCAGAGGGGGAAGCTGGGAGTGGGACTGGACTCCCGTGTCATCAGCGGCACTGTTGGTTTGAAAGACAAGGTCTCCCTGTCTGAACCCGTGTTCCTGACTTTCCAACACACTCAG cCTGTCGGGGAGACAGCCAAGCGTCTCTGTGTCTACTGGGAAGGGTCGAAGGACGGGGGCAGCTGGTCGACCGAGGGCTGCTTCCATGTGAGCAGCAACGATTCCCACACCACGTGCCAGTGTTCCCACCTGTCCAGCTTTGCTGTCCTCATGGCTCTGACCCCCAAG GAGGACCCGGTGCTGACTCTGATCACCCACGTGGGCCTGGGGCTCTCCCTGATCTGCCTATTCCTGGCAGCTCTCACCTTCCTCCTGTGCCGGTCCATCCAGAACACCAGTACCAGGCTCCACCTGcagctctccctctgcctcttcctggcccacttcctcttcctcaccGGCATCAACAGAACTGAGCCTGAG CTGCTGTGCTCCATCATTGCAGGGGTACTGCACTACCTCTACTTGGCCTCCTTCATCTGGATGCTCCTGGAAGGGCTACACCTCTTCCTCACCGTCAGGAACCTCAAAGTGGCCAACTACACCAGCGCAGGAAGATTCAAGAGGAGGTTCATGTACCCCGTGGGCTACGGCATCCCAGCTGTGATTGTCGCTGTGTCTGCAATAGTTGGACACAGAAATTATGGCACCTACACTCA CTGCTGGCTCAGGCTTGATAAACAATTCATCTGGAGCTTCATGGGGCCAGTGGCCATCATTATCTTG ATAAACTTGGTGTTCTACTTCCAAATTCTGTGGATTTTGAGAAGCAAACTTTCCTCCCTCAATAAAGAAGTTTCCACCATTCAGGATACCAG GGTCATGACATTCAAAGCCATTGCTCAGCTGTTTGTCCTGGGCTGTTCCTGGGGCCTTGGTTTTTTCATGGTTGAAGAAGTAGGGCAGACAGTCGGATCAGTCATTGCCTACTTGTTCACCATCATCAACGTCCTGCAGGGGGTTTTGCTCTTCGTGGTTCACTGCCTCTTTAATTGCCAG GTGCGAATGGAATACAAGAAGTGGTTTAGACGGGTGCGGAGGGGTGTTGAAACTGAAAGTACGGAGATGTCTCGCTCCACTACCCACACCAGAATG GAGGAACCAGGAAAGTCCTCGGAACTGGTTCACTGA
- the LOC124969287 gene encoding putative adhesion G protein-coupled receptor E4P isoform X4 produces MSNSTMADEESCLVPGGPRRCSGGSSAMGSGWLALLSVVSVLLASPGSEAQTSGDSCPPCPETAICYNSTHCICRNGFKYTWWMKIFHTSYLKCDDVDECRIKLAKCKEMHCSKKIAYYLCVCVVQRSLLKWFSDMDHAECHGNLDEDKRSWGNVWEDLRKNTSQKDFAKKATQLLQRVEMFILNKSFESPSKGEDTRLDLVYEAKRCREKTLLEAGNNTMGLNCTGIFRDSTGDKNTVALITYWSLGNFLNGSFFSDQRGKLGVGLDSRVISGTVGLKDKVSLSEPVFLTFQHTQPVGETAKRLCVYWEGSKDGGSWSTEGCFHVSSNDSHTTCQCSHLSSFAVLMALTPKLLCSIIAGVLHYLYLASFIWMLLEGLHLFLTVRNLKVANYTSAGRFKRRFMYPVGYGIPAVIVAVSAIVGHRNYGTYTHCWLRLDKQFIWSFMGPVAIIILINLVFYFQILWILRSKLSSLNKEVSTIQDTRVMTFKAIAQLFVLGCSWGLGFFMVEEVGQTVGSVIAYLFTIINVLQGVLLFVVHCLFNCQVRMEYKKWFRRVRRGVETESTEMSRSTTHTRMEEPGKSSELVH; encoded by the exons GAGTCCTGCCTTGTCCCGGGAGGCCCTCGACGGTGCTCCGGGGGGTCCAGTGCTATGGGAAGCGGGTGGCTGGCCCTGCTCTCAG TTGTCAGTGTCTTGCTGGCTTCACCAGGATCAGAGGCGCAGACCTCTGGAG ATTCCTGCCCTCCATGCCCTGAAACTGCCATCTGCTACAACAGCACCCACTGTATTTGTAGAAATGGGTTCAAGTACACGTGGTGGATGAAAATCTTCCATACATCTTACCTCAAGTGTGACG ATGTTGATGAGTGTAGGATCAAGTTGGCAAAGTGCAAGGAAATGCACTGTAGTAAAAAGATCGCGTATTACCTCTGTGTCTGTGTGGTACAACGCTCATTGTTAAAATGGTTCTCTGATATGGATCATGCAGAATGTCACG gGAACTTGGATGAGGACAAACGCTCATGGGGCAACGTTTGG gaagaTCTGAGGAAAAATACAAGCCAAAAGGATTTTGCAAAAAAAGCAACCCAACTACTTCAGCGTGTGGAAATGTTTATACTGAACAAGAGTTTTGAGTCTCCAAGCAAGGGTGAAGACACCAGGTTAGATTTAG TCTATGAAGCCAAGAGGTGCAGGGAGAAGACTCTGCTGGAAGCTGGGAACAACACCATGGGCCTCAACTGCACTGGTATCTTCAGGGACAGCACAGGAG aCAAGAACACAGTGGCTCTGATCACTTACTGGTCCCTTGGGAATTTCCTGAACGGCTCCTTCTTCAGTGACCAGAGGGGGAAGCTGGGAGTGGGACTGGACTCCCGTGTCATCAGCGGCACTGTTGGTTTGAAAGACAAGGTCTCCCTGTCTGAACCCGTGTTCCTGACTTTCCAACACACTCAG cCTGTCGGGGAGACAGCCAAGCGTCTCTGTGTCTACTGGGAAGGGTCGAAGGACGGGGGCAGCTGGTCGACCGAGGGCTGCTTCCATGTGAGCAGCAACGATTCCCACACCACGTGCCAGTGTTCCCACCTGTCCAGCTTTGCTGTCCTCATGGCTCTGACCCCCAAG CTGCTGTGCTCCATCATTGCAGGGGTACTGCACTACCTCTACTTGGCCTCCTTCATCTGGATGCTCCTGGAAGGGCTACACCTCTTCCTCACCGTCAGGAACCTCAAAGTGGCCAACTACACCAGCGCAGGAAGATTCAAGAGGAGGTTCATGTACCCCGTGGGCTACGGCATCCCAGCTGTGATTGTCGCTGTGTCTGCAATAGTTGGACACAGAAATTATGGCACCTACACTCA CTGCTGGCTCAGGCTTGATAAACAATTCATCTGGAGCTTCATGGGGCCAGTGGCCATCATTATCTTG ATAAACTTGGTGTTCTACTTCCAAATTCTGTGGATTTTGAGAAGCAAACTTTCCTCCCTCAATAAAGAAGTTTCCACCATTCAGGATACCAG GGTCATGACATTCAAAGCCATTGCTCAGCTGTTTGTCCTGGGCTGTTCCTGGGGCCTTGGTTTTTTCATGGTTGAAGAAGTAGGGCAGACAGTCGGATCAGTCATTGCCTACTTGTTCACCATCATCAACGTCCTGCAGGGGGTTTTGCTCTTCGTGGTTCACTGCCTCTTTAATTGCCAG GTGCGAATGGAATACAAGAAGTGGTTTAGACGGGTGCGGAGGGGTGTTGAAACTGAAAGTACGGAGATGTCTCGCTCCACTACCCACACCAGAATG GAGGAACCAGGAAAGTCCTCGGAACTGGTTCACTGA
- the LOC124969287 gene encoding putative adhesion G protein-coupled receptor E4P isoform X3, translating to MSNSTMADEESCLVPGGPRRCSGGSSAMGSGWLALLSVVSVLLASPGSEAQTSGDSCPPCPETAICYNSTHCICRNGFKYTWWMKIFHTSYLKCDDVDECRIKLAKCKEMHCSKKIAYYLCVCVVQRSLLKWFSDMDHAECHGNLDEDKRSWGNVWEDLRKNTSQKDFAKKATQLLQRVEMFILNKSFESPSKGEDTRLDLDKNTVALITYWSLGNFLNGSFFSDQRGKLGVGLDSRVISGTVGLKDKVSLSEPVFLTFQHTQPVGETAKRLCVYWEGSKDGGSWSTEGCFHVSSNDSHTTCQCSHLSSFAVLMALTPKEDPVLTLITHVGLGLSLICLFLAALTFLLCRSIQNTSTRLHLQLSLCLFLAHFLFLTGINRTEPELLCSIIAGVLHYLYLASFIWMLLEGLHLFLTVRNLKVANYTSAGRFKRRFMYPVGYGIPAVIVAVSAIVGHRNYGTYTHCWLRLDKQFIWSFMGPVAIIILINLVFYFQILWILRSKLSSLNKEVSTIQDTRVMTFKAIAQLFVLGCSWGLGFFMVEEVGQTVGSVIAYLFTIINVLQGVLLFVVHCLFNCQVRMEYKKWFRRVRRGVETESTEMSRSTTHTRMEEPGKSSELVH from the exons GAGTCCTGCCTTGTCCCGGGAGGCCCTCGACGGTGCTCCGGGGGGTCCAGTGCTATGGGAAGCGGGTGGCTGGCCCTGCTCTCAG TTGTCAGTGTCTTGCTGGCTTCACCAGGATCAGAGGCGCAGACCTCTGGAG ATTCCTGCCCTCCATGCCCTGAAACTGCCATCTGCTACAACAGCACCCACTGTATTTGTAGAAATGGGTTCAAGTACACGTGGTGGATGAAAATCTTCCATACATCTTACCTCAAGTGTGACG ATGTTGATGAGTGTAGGATCAAGTTGGCAAAGTGCAAGGAAATGCACTGTAGTAAAAAGATCGCGTATTACCTCTGTGTCTGTGTGGTACAACGCTCATTGTTAAAATGGTTCTCTGATATGGATCATGCAGAATGTCACG gGAACTTGGATGAGGACAAACGCTCATGGGGCAACGTTTGG gaagaTCTGAGGAAAAATACAAGCCAAAAGGATTTTGCAAAAAAAGCAACCCAACTACTTCAGCGTGTGGAAATGTTTATACTGAACAAGAGTTTTGAGTCTCCAAGCAAGGGTGAAGACACCAGGTTAGATTTAG aCAAGAACACAGTGGCTCTGATCACTTACTGGTCCCTTGGGAATTTCCTGAACGGCTCCTTCTTCAGTGACCAGAGGGGGAAGCTGGGAGTGGGACTGGACTCCCGTGTCATCAGCGGCACTGTTGGTTTGAAAGACAAGGTCTCCCTGTCTGAACCCGTGTTCCTGACTTTCCAACACACTCAG cCTGTCGGGGAGACAGCCAAGCGTCTCTGTGTCTACTGGGAAGGGTCGAAGGACGGGGGCAGCTGGTCGACCGAGGGCTGCTTCCATGTGAGCAGCAACGATTCCCACACCACGTGCCAGTGTTCCCACCTGTCCAGCTTTGCTGTCCTCATGGCTCTGACCCCCAAG GAGGACCCGGTGCTGACTCTGATCACCCACGTGGGCCTGGGGCTCTCCCTGATCTGCCTATTCCTGGCAGCTCTCACCTTCCTCCTGTGCCGGTCCATCCAGAACACCAGTACCAGGCTCCACCTGcagctctccctctgcctcttcctggcccacttcctcttcctcaccGGCATCAACAGAACTGAGCCTGAG CTGCTGTGCTCCATCATTGCAGGGGTACTGCACTACCTCTACTTGGCCTCCTTCATCTGGATGCTCCTGGAAGGGCTACACCTCTTCCTCACCGTCAGGAACCTCAAAGTGGCCAACTACACCAGCGCAGGAAGATTCAAGAGGAGGTTCATGTACCCCGTGGGCTACGGCATCCCAGCTGTGATTGTCGCTGTGTCTGCAATAGTTGGACACAGAAATTATGGCACCTACACTCA CTGCTGGCTCAGGCTTGATAAACAATTCATCTGGAGCTTCATGGGGCCAGTGGCCATCATTATCTTG ATAAACTTGGTGTTCTACTTCCAAATTCTGTGGATTTTGAGAAGCAAACTTTCCTCCCTCAATAAAGAAGTTTCCACCATTCAGGATACCAG GGTCATGACATTCAAAGCCATTGCTCAGCTGTTTGTCCTGGGCTGTTCCTGGGGCCTTGGTTTTTTCATGGTTGAAGAAGTAGGGCAGACAGTCGGATCAGTCATTGCCTACTTGTTCACCATCATCAACGTCCTGCAGGGGGTTTTGCTCTTCGTGGTTCACTGCCTCTTTAATTGCCAG GTGCGAATGGAATACAAGAAGTGGTTTAGACGGGTGCGGAGGGGTGTTGAAACTGAAAGTACGGAGATGTCTCGCTCCACTACCCACACCAGAATG GAGGAACCAGGAAAGTCCTCGGAACTGGTTCACTGA
- the LOC124969287 gene encoding adhesion G protein-coupled receptor E4-like isoform X2 codes for MGSGWLALLSVVSVLLASPGSEAQTSGDSCPPCPETAICYNSTHCICRNGFKYTWWMKIFHTSYLKCDDVDECRIKLAKCKEMHCSKKIAYYLCVCVVQRSLLKWFSDMDHAECHGNLDEDKRSWGNVWEDLRKNTSQKDFAKKATQLLQRVEMFILNKSFESPSKGEDTRLDLVYEAKRCREKTLLEAGNNTMGLNCTGIFRDSTGDKNTVALITYWSLGNFLNGSFFSDQRGKLGVGLDSRVISGTVGLKDKVSLSEPVFLTFQHTQPVGETAKRLCVYWEGSKDGGSWSTEGCFHVSSNDSHTTCQCSHLSSFAVLMALTPKEDPVLTLITHVGLGLSLICLFLAALTFLLCRSIQNTSTRLHLQLSLCLFLAHFLFLTGINRTEPELLCSIIAGVLHYLYLASFIWMLLEGLHLFLTVRNLKVANYTSAGRFKRRFMYPVGYGIPAVIVAVSAIVGHRNYGTYTHCWLRLDKQFIWSFMGPVAIIILINLVFYFQILWILRSKLSSLNKEVSTIQDTRVMTFKAIAQLFVLGCSWGLGFFMVEEVGQTVGSVIAYLFTIINVLQGVLLFVVHCLFNCQVRMEYKKWFRRVRRGVETESTEMSRSTTHTRMEEPGKSSELVH; via the exons ATGGGAAGCGGGTGGCTGGCCCTGCTCTCAG TTGTCAGTGTCTTGCTGGCTTCACCAGGATCAGAGGCGCAGACCTCTGGAG ATTCCTGCCCTCCATGCCCTGAAACTGCCATCTGCTACAACAGCACCCACTGTATTTGTAGAAATGGGTTCAAGTACACGTGGTGGATGAAAATCTTCCATACATCTTACCTCAAGTGTGACG ATGTTGATGAGTGTAGGATCAAGTTGGCAAAGTGCAAGGAAATGCACTGTAGTAAAAAGATCGCGTATTACCTCTGTGTCTGTGTGGTACAACGCTCATTGTTAAAATGGTTCTCTGATATGGATCATGCAGAATGTCACG gGAACTTGGATGAGGACAAACGCTCATGGGGCAACGTTTGG gaagaTCTGAGGAAAAATACAAGCCAAAAGGATTTTGCAAAAAAAGCAACCCAACTACTTCAGCGTGTGGAAATGTTTATACTGAACAAGAGTTTTGAGTCTCCAAGCAAGGGTGAAGACACCAGGTTAGATTTAG TCTATGAAGCCAAGAGGTGCAGGGAGAAGACTCTGCTGGAAGCTGGGAACAACACCATGGGCCTCAACTGCACTGGTATCTTCAGGGACAGCACAGGAG aCAAGAACACAGTGGCTCTGATCACTTACTGGTCCCTTGGGAATTTCCTGAACGGCTCCTTCTTCAGTGACCAGAGGGGGAAGCTGGGAGTGGGACTGGACTCCCGTGTCATCAGCGGCACTGTTGGTTTGAAAGACAAGGTCTCCCTGTCTGAACCCGTGTTCCTGACTTTCCAACACACTCAG cCTGTCGGGGAGACAGCCAAGCGTCTCTGTGTCTACTGGGAAGGGTCGAAGGACGGGGGCAGCTGGTCGACCGAGGGCTGCTTCCATGTGAGCAGCAACGATTCCCACACCACGTGCCAGTGTTCCCACCTGTCCAGCTTTGCTGTCCTCATGGCTCTGACCCCCAAG GAGGACCCGGTGCTGACTCTGATCACCCACGTGGGCCTGGGGCTCTCCCTGATCTGCCTATTCCTGGCAGCTCTCACCTTCCTCCTGTGCCGGTCCATCCAGAACACCAGTACCAGGCTCCACCTGcagctctccctctgcctcttcctggcccacttcctcttcctcaccGGCATCAACAGAACTGAGCCTGAG CTGCTGTGCTCCATCATTGCAGGGGTACTGCACTACCTCTACTTGGCCTCCTTCATCTGGATGCTCCTGGAAGGGCTACACCTCTTCCTCACCGTCAGGAACCTCAAAGTGGCCAACTACACCAGCGCAGGAAGATTCAAGAGGAGGTTCATGTACCCCGTGGGCTACGGCATCCCAGCTGTGATTGTCGCTGTGTCTGCAATAGTTGGACACAGAAATTATGGCACCTACACTCA CTGCTGGCTCAGGCTTGATAAACAATTCATCTGGAGCTTCATGGGGCCAGTGGCCATCATTATCTTG ATAAACTTGGTGTTCTACTTCCAAATTCTGTGGATTTTGAGAAGCAAACTTTCCTCCCTCAATAAAGAAGTTTCCACCATTCAGGATACCAG GGTCATGACATTCAAAGCCATTGCTCAGCTGTTTGTCCTGGGCTGTTCCTGGGGCCTTGGTTTTTTCATGGTTGAAGAAGTAGGGCAGACAGTCGGATCAGTCATTGCCTACTTGTTCACCATCATCAACGTCCTGCAGGGGGTTTTGCTCTTCGTGGTTCACTGCCTCTTTAATTGCCAG GTGCGAATGGAATACAAGAAGTGGTTTAGACGGGTGCGGAGGGGTGTTGAAACTGAAAGTACGGAGATGTCTCGCTCCACTACCCACACCAGAATG GAGGAACCAGGAAAGTCCTCGGAACTGGTTCACTGA